The DNA sequence TCGCTCCCGGATCCAGTATCTCCTTTCCCATTTCTTCTTTAACATTCAGAAAGCCGTGGTACCTTAATATCTGATTCAATGAAACAGGTGTGTCTACATCTGTAATTCCATACTCAGATAGGATAACTACATCAGCCCCTTTACTTTCATAATAGGTTACTACTTCCTCGCAAAGCTGATCAATGTCTTCAAGATCTTTTCCAATTTTAGAAAAATCAATACCGTATTTCTGAAGACCATAATCCAGATGAGGAAGATAGATCAGTGTTAGTGTAGGGTCGTGCCATTCATCCACCAACATAGACGCTTTAGCTATCCAACGACTTGCTCTTATATGCGTATTAGGTCCCCAAAAATTGAATAGAGGAAAACGTCCTAACCTATTTTGTAACTTTTCTCTTAAGTAAAGTGGCTGAGCATATACGTCAGGTATCTTACGGCCGTCAGCAGGATACATTGGACGCGGAGTTACAGAATAATCAGTAGTGCCATACATATTGTACCACCAAAACATATTGGCACAGGTAAACTGAGGGTCTATAGCTTTTAACCTGTCCCATATTTTAGGGGCCTGAACAAGATTAGAAGACTGCCGCCAAAACTTCACTTCACATTCTTCTCTGAAATACCATCCGTTTCCTACGATTCCATGTTCTTCGGGCCATTCTCCTGTCAGATAAGTATATTGTGCAGTTGTAGTAACGGCTGGAAATGATGGCTTAACAGTCACGCCTTTTCCTTTCTTCATCCATTTGTTTAAGAAAGGCGTATGTGCACCAATCACTCTTTGGGAAAGCCCAACTACATTTATTACTACGGTTTTATTCATTTTAGCTATTGGCTATGAGATGGATTAATCAAGTCGAAATTACTTGTCAGTTTTAAGTAGAAACACTCTTTCTAATTGGTCTTTGACCCAAGAAATTTCTTTCGTCACACATTCTTCTAAAGTAGAAGGACGAAGATTCTTAGGCATTACTTCCCATGTATATGTTTCCACTTCCAAGTGTTTACATGTGGTATATCGAAAGAAGTGCTCCAATGTACTAATTACTGCATGCTGAGTTGAAGAGAGACTTTCTAGGGCATCCAAAAAGACAGGAATATGGTAATGGACTCTCCATTTTTGGGGATACTCATTCACTTGCGCAACAAAAGCATCACACAAGTCCTTATATCTTAAGATTGTGCCGTCTGACAATTGATTAGCTACTTGATGAAGGTATACATAGTCTTTCAATGCTGAAAGTGAAGATAACAACTTCTGATCTCTTTCTTTCTGACCTGTAAAGTTTGCTTCAACTGCCGAACTGATTTGAATCTTTCCTATTCCAATCTGATTCTCTGCATATGACTTGAAAGAGGATACAGGATCTTCATAAACCAATGCTAGATGACAAACATCAAAACAAACTTGAATATGTGTTCTTATTGCATTTTCGGCCTCCTTTACAGAAATCCCTTTATGCTGAATTAGATACCTAATTCCTATTGGAAGTAACCAAGTATTGAAAAAGGAAATCACATCTTCAGTAGACTCCAGCATTCCATCAGGTTCAGGCTCAATATCTATATGTATGTTTTTAGCAGTCTCTATTTTCAGGTCATATAATTCTCCCACTAACCTGCTCAATCTATTGGCACATACCTTATACACCTGATTGATTGCAGCTGTATTACTACCATGCCAAGGTGCATATGACAATGGAGAAGTAGAAATACTTCCATCTTCCTCAAAGTGAGGTAAAAGCTTCGCCAATATCTTAGAAAGCTTCAGTGTATAATCGTACCGCTGGTCTGTCATCCAATCGGGCCTATGTACATTATCTTTCACCCTTTCCTGATGAAATGTTCCAAACGGAAAACCATTGAGTGTATGTACATACAACTTATTTTCATCAAGCCATTCCTTGAATTTAGAAAGCTCTTCAATATTTAGGTCACAAGCAGCCTGGTAACCGATTCTCAAGCCTGTACCCATCCACTCATTAGGACAAACTTCCTTTTTCACCTGAGGTAAAACACTTTGGAGCTTTGCTTTTATTTCACTCCAGTTTTCACCTGATATGTTATTGGTACAGTAGCTTAAATGATATTTATCCGTGATGATCATCTTCAGGAAAATTAGAGGTTCTTGTAAATCCATGTTCAATCCCCACGGTAGTACGTGCAAGACTGGTTCTGTTATCAGCCGGTGAAAGACTTGCCAATAGATCAATAGCCTTTTTCATTAGGCTTTCTTTAATATGGTGCACTTCCACTCCTTCCCCAATATCCTTTAGCATCATGACTGTCAGGACACCTCCCAGATGCTCCCTAAATTCCTCTAATCCATCCAGCACTTCGAACCTACCATTTATGGCATGTCTCATAGCTGGGTGATACAGTTTTAAGCCTGAGGAATGAATCAGGTTCAGCACACGGTGCCAACTTTTCACGGGTAACATTCCAGATAAATAAGCATAGGTAACGTCCAAGGCTATTCCAACGGCTACAGCTTCACCATGGAGCAAGCTATAATTGGTAAGTTGTTCTAACTTATGTGCAGCCCAATGTCCAAAATCTAGTGGTCGAGAAGACCCTCTTTCAAATGGATCTCCACTATTACCTATATGGTTTACATGAAGTTCTGCGCACCTGAATATCAGTTTCCCCATTGCTTCCTCGTTCCTGAACTGAATATCCTTGATATGCATTTCTATAAAATCAAAAAAGTTAGCATCCTTAATCAAAGCCACTTTTATGGCTTCCGATACTCCTGCTAACCAATCCCGATCTGTCAATGTCCTCAAAAAGGTTGTATCATTAATCACAGCTTCGGGAGGTGAGAACGTTCCTATGAAATTCTTTTTATTGAAAGCATTGAAACTGTTTTTCACCCCTACACCTGAATCGTTTTGAGATAGTACAGTAGTCGGAATCCGGATATGCTTGATCCCTCGGTGGGCAATGGTTGCCGCAAAGCCAACAGCATCCAGCAATGCTCCACCTCCAATGGCAATTAGGTAAGCATGACGATCTATTCTTTGCTCATCTATCAACTCAAGAATACTCATCAAGTATTTGATATCATTCTTGATGGCTTCTCCTCCCTGAATCACAATTGGGTTGATAGGCATATTAATCCTACTGGTATGATAAACAGAATAGCATTCGATCTTCGAAATCAATTCTGGGTGTTCTTGGTGTACACCGCTATCAATTATGAATATTACTTTAGGAGGAATATGCTCTTTAACAGGATGGATAAGTGAGGCTAATAAATTATTTTCTGACTCGAAAATCCCCTCAGTAAAGATAACTGGGTATTCATAAGTCACCTGAAATGACTGAGTTAGTGTTTTTTCCATTGGTCGGTGATTTGCAATCCATTACTATGAAATTGCGACTTCAATTAAGTGACTGCAAATAGCCTTGAAATCACAAATGAGATGGGCAGCAGTAAGAATATCAGTAATGATAACAGTAGTGATGAAAAGCCTGCTACCAATGCAGCATCAAAAATGATTAGCGAAAGTACTCCTACCTTCACTGCATGCTTGATAAGTAAAGGTTGTTGCTTTTTAAGGGCATCAAATAGTGGTGAGAAAATCATTACTGATAATAGCAATAGCCAAGGTGCTGCTGTGTATAAGCTGAATGCTGTGAAGCTTGACATTAGACAGACTGAGAGGATGACAAATCCATAGATTGTTGCCGCAATTTTTAATGAGGATCTATTCTTTCCATGGACTTCTCCTTGACTGATTAGTGTTACTGCAAATATGTATAGCAATGAGAAAACAGCTACCCAACCTACTGAACCAGTAGCACCTTCTACACCACTGATTCCTAATAATAAATTGGCGCCTCTACAGCCCCCCATAAACAATGGACCTGCCACCTTCAGATGCTTTGCCCATGCATTATAAAGGATAGCCATGACTGCAATTCCAATTGCTATTATTAATGATAATCCTGAAACCATACTAGCGGCGAACACTCCTCCGCCCATCAATGAAAGTGCAAACCATGTAGCATTGGCTTGGGATATTTTTCCACTTGGAATAGGTCTTTCTGGTCTTTCAATCCTATCCAGACCAGCATCCAGTGCATCATTCAGTGCAACACCGCCACCATACAGACCTGCTGTTGCCAAACATAGCCAAAGCATATCTTGCCATGACAGTATTGCGGACATTGTAGCTAATGCAACAAGATACCCTGCCAATATATCAGCAACGGATGTAACCACATTGGCTGGGCGCATCAATGTCAGGTATGCCATCGTGTTTACTCCTTTCATAGTTTCAAGGTCTTAGCTTATGATATTATCTGATTCAACTAGAGGGTCTTGCCCTCTCAGGACACTGTTTTCATTGAACTGTCTGCGCTGATCTATAGGTATACGGTCTTCCCAATCACTTTCCTTCATCTGACCGCTTTGGCTGTAAGCAGCTAATGCATTCTGATAGCAAACCATGTGTACATGTTCTTCAGGAATACCCATATCCAGCATCAGTCTAGCTGTCTTTGGTACAGCCAATGGGTCACTCACTCCCCAATCAGCAGAGCTGTCAACAATGATTCTTTCAGGACCATATTTTTTTACAACAGCTGCCATTCTTTCATTTCCCATTTTGGTTCTTGGATAAATGGTAAAAGCTGCCCAATACCCTCTATCCAACACAGATTCAACCGTCTCTTCGTTGTTATGGTCTATGATTACCATTGACGGTTCAAGTCCATGTTCTTCACAAACATCCATGCTTCTGATCGTACCAGCTTTCTTATCGCGGTGAGGTGTGTGAACCTGAACAGGCAGGGTAACTAGTTTCGATAACTCTAATTGCATTCTGAAGTACTTGTCTTCAGCTGCTGTTTGGTCATCATATCCGATTTCACCAATTCCTACTACACCTTCCTTGCAAACATACTTTGGCAGCAACTCCATTACAGCTTCTGCAAGTGGCTCATTGTTGGCTTCCTTTGAGTTCAATCCAATGGTACAGTAGTGCTTAATACCGAACTGACTTGCCCGAAACCTTTCCCAACCAATTAAGTGATTGTAATAATCCTTAAATGAACCTACTTCTGTCCTAGGTTGTCCCATCCAGAAAGATGGCTCAATGATTGCCACAATTCCTGCCTTCGCCATTCTCTCATAATCATCGGTTGTTCGGGAGGTCATGTGGATATGTGGATCTATTAGTTTGAGTTTTTTATCCATATCAGTAGTATTTCTGGTGCTGTTTGTAAATACAGAAATTGGTTCTAGTTTTTAGCTAAGACAGCAGTCAAAGAAGTACTGCTGTCTTTAAAATGATTGAAGAAATGGCTTTAGCCTTCAGCTAAAAGATGATTGACAACGATAAGGGTTTTAGGCTTTAGCTACAGGACAGAGCGATTTATTTTGAATGCATTATTAGTTATTCAATATCTATTGGAGCGTAACCACTCCCTGCCTGCTGATAACCCTCTGGTATTTGTTTCTGCTCCCA is a window from the Limibacter armeniacum genome containing:
- a CDS encoding alkaline phosphatase family protein, yielding MNKTVVINVVGLSQRVIGAHTPFLNKWMKKGKGVTVKPSFPAVTTTAQYTYLTGEWPEEHGIVGNGWYFREECEVKFWRQSSNLVQAPKIWDRLKAIDPQFTCANMFWWYNMYGTTDYSVTPRPMYPADGRKIPDVYAQPLYLREKLQNRLGRFPLFNFWGPNTHIRASRWIAKASMLVDEWHDPTLTLIYLPHLDYGLQKYGIDFSKIGKDLEDIDQLCEEVVTYYESKGADVVILSEYGITDVDTPVSLNQILRYHGFLNVKEEMGKEILDPGASRAFAVADHQVAHIYVRDQKDVPVIKELIAAQEGVELVLDERGKNIHKLNHERSGELVAIATPKAWFTYYYWLNEKKAPDFARTVDIHRKPGYDPAELFIDPELKNPLFNIGMKLLKRKIGFRTLLDIIPLNPSLVKGSHGRVPESELDWPVFITQKKDWVNGKQYLAPDIYSLLMRHVLEEENAMQNIFDID
- the eboE gene encoding metabolite traffic protein EboE; the protein is MDLQEPLIFLKMIITDKYHLSYCTNNISGENWSEIKAKLQSVLPQVKKEVCPNEWMGTGLRIGYQAACDLNIEELSKFKEWLDENKLYVHTLNGFPFGTFHQERVKDNVHRPDWMTDQRYDYTLKLSKILAKLLPHFEEDGSISTSPLSYAPWHGSNTAAINQVYKVCANRLSRLVGELYDLKIETAKNIHIDIEPEPDGMLESTEDVISFFNTWLLPIGIRYLIQHKGISVKEAENAIRTHIQVCFDVCHLALVYEDPVSSFKSYAENQIGIGKIQISSAVEANFTGQKERDQKLLSSLSALKDYVYLHQVANQLSDGTILRYKDLCDAFVAQVNEYPQKWRVHYHIPVFLDALESLSSTQHAVISTLEHFFRYTTCKHLEVETYTWEVMPKNLRPSTLEECVTKEISWVKDQLERVFLLKTDK
- a CDS encoding 3-dehydroquinate synthase encodes the protein MEKTLTQSFQVTYEYPVIFTEGIFESENNLLASLIHPVKEHIPPKVIFIIDSGVHQEHPELISKIECYSVYHTSRINMPINPIVIQGGEAIKNDIKYLMSILELIDEQRIDRHAYLIAIGGGALLDAVGFAATIAHRGIKHIRIPTTVLSQNDSGVGVKNSFNAFNKKNFIGTFSPPEAVINDTTFLRTLTDRDWLAGVSEAIKVALIKDANFFDFIEMHIKDIQFRNEEAMGKLIFRCAELHVNHIGNSGDPFERGSSRPLDFGHWAAHKLEQLTNYSLLHGEAVAVGIALDVTYAYLSGMLPVKSWHRVLNLIHSSGLKLYHPAMRHAINGRFEVLDGLEEFREHLGGVLTVMMLKDIGEGVEVHHIKESLMKKAIDLLASLSPADNRTSLARTTVGIEHGFTRTSNFPEDDHHG
- the eboC gene encoding UbiA-like protein EboC (EboC, a homolog the polyprenyltransferase UbiA, belongs to system of proteins involved in the trafficking of precursor metabolites to an extracytoplasmic compartment so that the biosynthesis of certain natural products, such as scytonemin, can be completed.) — its product is MKGVNTMAYLTLMRPANVVTSVADILAGYLVALATMSAILSWQDMLWLCLATAGLYGGGVALNDALDAGLDRIERPERPIPSGKISQANATWFALSLMGGGVFAASMVSGLSLIIAIGIAVMAILYNAWAKHLKVAGPLFMGGCRGANLLLGISGVEGATGSVGWVAVFSLLYIFAVTLISQGEVHGKNRSSLKIAATIYGFVILSVCLMSSFTAFSLYTAAPWLLLLSVMIFSPLFDALKKQQPLLIKHAVKVGVLSLIIFDAALVAGFSSLLLSLLIFLLLPISFVISRLFAVT
- a CDS encoding TatD family hydrolase, coding for MDKKLKLIDPHIHMTSRTTDDYERMAKAGIVAIIEPSFWMGQPRTEVGSFKDYYNHLIGWERFRASQFGIKHYCTIGLNSKEANNEPLAEAVMELLPKYVCKEGVVGIGEIGYDDQTAAEDKYFRMQLELSKLVTLPVQVHTPHRDKKAGTIRSMDVCEEHGLEPSMVIIDHNNEETVESVLDRGYWAAFTIYPRTKMGNERMAAVVKKYGPERIIVDSSADWGVSDPLAVPKTARLMLDMGIPEEHVHMVCYQNALAAYSQSGQMKESDWEDRIPIDQRRQFNENSVLRGQDPLVESDNIIS